TAGATGCAATAAGTTTGTGCTTTGATACAGTTTCCAAActagaaaatcaaaataaaatatcgTTTGTAAGGaattattttacaatacattCAAAAACGCAATTTGATAGCCTAAAAATCAAATCATAAAGCAAATCCTTTACACGTGTGAATAAACATTATCAGTATGCACAAATTTCACACAAACAGCATCATTATACAGAAAATCAGTATTGAAACCTGAGGCAGAAACGTAATGGATCACTGTGATCCCAACCGAAATAAACGTAAAACTCAtgtaaaaacaagaaaacaaaagcATGATAACAACTTGTATAAATCTTTTTGAGACACTTGGTGTCAAATGCAGAGAAAACATTTTAGCTCAAAACTGGCCTAAACCTCTACGGTGGTGGTGGCAGCAGGGCCGTTGGTGGGGCCCTCCGTTGTGGTTTTCTCGCCGTCTCCCTCTGCTGGTGATGGCGCGGCAGTGCTGTTCTCCGTGGCAGCGCTGTTCTCCGTGGCTTCCTGTTCGCTGCTCTCCGTGGCTTTGCTGTCTTCCGCCTCCTTCTGGTCAGCACCGGTAGTGCTGTTGGCCTTGGTGAGGAGCGCCGTCGTTTCGTTGATGACCTGTGCGCTGTCGGTTGCAGTTGGTGTCTTAATGGCACCGTTCTGCACCGGGAAGGCGCCCTCTATAGCCGTGTAGAGGAACTGATACTGCTCCTGTGGAGAGTTTAGAACTACTTGAGCATTTGGTCTGTTAATTGATCATTTAAGAACTTTTATGTGATGTACATTTGCATACTACATTTAATTTTGGGTTGAAACCTCTTTTAGTACAACATTTCACAATTTCACATTGAATCAGCAAAGGCTAAAATATGAACTTGTGATACAAGATAACTCAGGGTCACTACAATAAcaattttcagtgtgaaaacTAAATTTTATAGTGATTTTTGAAACATATCGGTATTTTAAGAAagtccactccagttttagagtaaaaataaaaaggtaattttttatttttattgatgaAAAAGtctcaattgtgagaaataaagttgaaaatgtgagataaagtcattcttctattgttattatttacaaGTCAAGAACTTACAAATGTTTCCACCATTCCCTGCCTAAACTTGCGCAAGTTTTTGATCTCTTGGAAGACATCCACCAACTTTTCCGTCAATGCGCTGTCCATAAGATTCCATAAGGCACAGAAGATTCCAGTGCGTGACGATccattgctgaaaaaaaaattaaggaaatttaaaaatgcatcaatccatccatctggGAAAGAAACGTCTCTGGTATTGGGACTTACTTGCAGTGCACCACTATAGGGATGCTCCGGTTCATTTTGCTGTTGTCATAATTTCCGTTCTCTCTGATGCTCTTCATCATCTCTATTAACTCCTGAGCGTTCTCAGGAAGTTCAGTGCCTCTCCATTTCAGAAACTGGTACTGATCCACCTTCAAGATGTCTTTCTTCTATTACAGGATTCAAGACGGATCAGTTACTTCATATGTGTCAGAAAACATGTCTGCAGTTAATGAGGACAGATCTTCATGCTGAGGACAAGGACTCTGGTTACCTTTGTGGACTGTATTTCCAGGTGCCGTCTGACGTATGCTGGGAAGCTTTCTGTCTTTTTCACCTCTATTTCCATATCTCCGAACACTTTCTTTTCATCTCCCCAGTACTGAGAACaataatcctggaaaaaaaatacagatatGGCCTGAAAAACTGGACagagatctatctatctatctatctatctatctatctatctatctatctatctatctatctatctatctatctatctatctatctatctatccgtatgtctatctatctatccatacgtctatctatctatctatctatctatctatctatctatctatctatccctacgtctgtctgtctgtctgtctatctgtctatctatctatctatctatctatctatctatctatctatctatctatctatctatctatctatccgtacgTCTATCTATCCGTATGTTTgtcggtctatctatctatctatctatctatctatctatctatctatctatctatccgtacgtctatctatctatctatctatctatctatctatctatctatctatctatctatctatccgtacgtctatctatctatccgtatGTTTgtcggtctatctatctatctatctatctatctatctatctatctatctatctatctatctatctatctatctatctatccgtacgtctatctatctatctatctatctatctatctatctatctatctatccgtacgtctgtctgtctgtctatctatctatctatctatctatctatctatccgtatGTTTgtcggtctatctatctatctatctatctatccgtacgtctgtctgtctgtctatctatctatctatctatctatctatctatctatccatccatccatccatctaatcTATccgtatgtctatctatctatccgtacATCTATCCgtacatctatctatctatctatctatctatccgtacgtctgtctgtctgtctgtctatctatctatctatctatctatctatctatctatctatctatctatctatctatctatccgtacgtctatctatctatctatccgtacgtctatctatctatccgtatGTTTgtcggtctatctatctatctatccgtacgtctatctatctatctatctatctatctatctatctatctatccgtacatccatctatctatctatctatctatccgtatGTTTgtcggtctatctatctatctatctatctatctatctatctatctatctatctatctatctatctatctatctatctatctatccgtacgtctgtctgtctgtctgtctgtctgtctgtctgtctatctatctatctatctatctatctatctatctatccgtatGTTTgtcggtctatctatctatctatctatctatctatctatctatctatctatctatccgtacgtctgtctgtctgtctgtctgtctgtctatctatctatctatctatccgtatGTTTgtcggtctatctatctatctatctatctatctatctatctatctatctatctatctatctatccgtacgtctgtctgtctgtctgtctgtctatctatctatctatctatctatccgtacgTCTATCTATCAgtacgtctgtctgtctgtctatctatctatctatctatctatctatctatctatctatctatccgtatGTTTgtcggtctatctatctatctatccgtacgtctatctatctatctatctatctatctatctatctatctatccgtacgtctatctatctatctatctatctaatctatctatccgtacgtctgtctgtctgtctgtctgtctgtctatctatctatctatctatctatctatctatctatctatctatccgtacgtctatctatctatctatctatctatctaaccgtacgtctgtctatctatctaaccgtacgtctatctatctatctatctatccatctaatctatctatccgtacgtccatctatctatctatctatctatctatctatctatctatctatctatctatctatctatctatctatctatctatccatctaatctatctatccgtacgtctgtctgtctgtctgtctgtctatctatctatctatctatctatccgtacctctatctatctatctatctatctatctatctatctatctatctatctatctgtctatctatctgtctatctatctgtctatctatctatctatctatctatctatctatctatctatctatctatccgtctatccgtctgtctgtctatctatctatctatctatctatctatctatctatctatctatctatctatctatctatctatccgtacgtctgtctgtctgtctgtctgtctatctatctatctatctatctatccgtacgTCTATCTATCAgtacgtctgtctgtctgtctatctatctatctatctatctatctatctatccgtatGTTTgtcggtctatctatctatctatctatccgtacgtctatctatctatctatctatctatctatctatctatctatctatctatctatctatctatctatctatctatctatccgtacgtctatctatctatctatctatctatctaatctatctatccgtacgtctgtctgtctgtctgtctgtctatctatctatctatctatctatctatctatccgtacgtctatctatctatctatctatctaaccgtacgtctgtctatctatctaaccgtacgtctatctatctatctatctatctatctatctatccatctaatctatctatccgtacgtccatctatctatctatctatctatctatctatctatctatctatctatctatctatctatccgtacctctatctatctatctatctatctatctatctatctatctatctatctatctatctatctatctatctatctatctatctgtctatctatctgtctatctatctgtctatctatctatctatctatctatctatctatctatctatctatctatccatctaatctatctatccgtctatccgtctgtctgtctgtctatctatctatctatctatctatctatctatctatctatctatctatctatccatctatctatctatctatccatccatccatccatccatgtattGTAGTCGGTCATACCTTGCCGTCCTCTTGGCAGTCGGTGAGCATGACCAGAGTTTTAGATTGTTGCTGATACAGCATGAGCAGGAACTCCTCCGTTGTGTTTGGTAAAGGCCCCTGTGCAGCGATCAGACTCTTATGACACCAGTAGCCCTGTGGGAAAGTAGTAACAAGCATATTGGGTTGAGATTAACATATTATTGTCACTCACTTAGAAATCAACTAATAGGTATATGAGCTGGTATTCCCTTTTCTCATTTTAATTGTGTATAACTAAATCACACATACAaaagaatgaaataaaaaaagctttaacatttttatcACAGCACATTTTTTACTTCCATTGTAATTagtgtaattaaaatgaatgatatATTAGATAATATAAAATCAAGGGAATCAAGTTTTGTACATCAATAAATGAAGCGTTGATGTATTCATTAGATTCTTCTTCCTCGTCTGATGAATACTCGTCCTCATCCTCAGGGTCACTGGTCTGGTTGCCCTCAATTTCAAGTCTAAACAGGACTCGATTAAAGTCATCTGCAACAGAAATATTTGCTGGTTACTCTGTTTGttgttaatttataattaataaataatgtggTCTATATGACATATAGTACTGTAACATGAATATGAAACTAGGATCTGCAGATCAATAAAGTTGGTGTTGATCACTCACATGGGATATGAGACGAGTAGCGGTTTTTCTTCTTGTTGTCCTCGCTGCCTCCTGTGTTAAATGTTCTCCAGTTTTTAAATTTGGGGAGTTTCTTTATAAAAACAACAAGGAAACATGCTGCTTTAATAATCAAATACACTTCTGTGTCCAGGTGACAATCATAGGAGGAGGACAAACCTGGAACTCCATTTCAAGCAAACTGGGGTCACTTCCATCTTTCTGCCTGAGGGTGTTGAGCGCCGAGTGGAATTCAGACAGTGGGACCTCCGTCTCTCCAAACTGGTTGTGCTCTATCAGAGCGGTGTGGATCAGTATGTACTGGGGCTGACACAatcaacaacacacacacacttaaatttaaataaaccaaatataaaataaaggttgttacaaaaaaaagttttttccgATTTTGTCAACAAAACAATGCAATTTTGCCAGACTTAAAAGGTTAgatcaccccaaaatgaaaacattgccattaattactcaccatcattttgttccaaacatgtaagacttgtgttcatcttcaaaactcaAATGAATaacttttaatgaaatctgagtgctttctgtccctccatagacagctactgTACGCAACTGACagtttgacgcttcaaaaagttcataaagagatcaaatccatatgaattcaCTGGTTTACtcaattttctgaagagacatgatctcTTTGTATGATGAACAGAATGAATGAAGGTTTTTActcatataaacattcattaattaacacatcagttatggtaaacagaagctcaagcatgttcgcttgacgtgtgagaaccaatgaggttcattctcgtgtgttacgcagcacgtttgagcttctgtttatgttcacttatcaatgtttatatgtgaataaaagcctacatTTAATCTGCTCATCATATAAAaagattgtgtctcttcagaaattttggactaaaccgctcaattcatatggattagttttacaatctcttaatgaactttttgaagcgtcaaagtggtagttgtgtagctgttTATAGAGGAACAGAAATAGCTCAgatgtcattaaaatattttcatttgtgttctgaagatgaacaaaagtcttacaggtttcatttaaaatatatttttaggatttataatacaaattacactttttatttagcatttaaaggcacaatatctAATTTtctgccactagaggtcgcttattcaaaaaaaaaaaaaaaatcatgggaGCTGTTATCTTCAGACGGTGGAAAAGATTCCAACGAGACTGACAAAAAATCATATTCACGGAtaagctaatgtattaaagatttattaacattattactGTAGTCTGAAGCAGGCTGTGGCTGAAAGGCGTTGGAGGGGAATGCAGCCGCTGGAGCcattgttaatgagagacacGAGCGACACCAACTCGAaagcagtggagcttttattatgccatgTATGTGGAGTAACACAGCgcttttttaaatcacaattagatacatttgtgttttgaaagttgttataatgctactctgtgatAATACCCTGTGAtaatgttataatgctactgtacaatatttaaacaataagtcTTACTGTGTTAAGCTATAAAACAATGATTAGCTTTCTGTCAAtgaaacagttgctcacctgtctaataaaacacataattatattatatagtgtctttggtgtttcaatgctttctacaaaataaaaccggaaatcgagggtaaatCGAGGGTTACAATCGCTTATTTctttggatttaaacattcttggaaacatgtgggataatgtaagtacacaagtcaacaaaatatatcactgttctagtggtttttagatattttaatccaacaatcttacatattgtgtctttgtatgtatatatgtacagtacagtccaaaagtttggaaccactaagatttttaatgtctttaaaagaagtttcgtctgctcaccaaggctacatttatttaattaaaaatacagtaaaaacagtaatattgtgaaatattattacaatttaaaataactgttttctatttgaatatatttcacaaagtaatttattcctgtgatggcaaagctgaattttcagcatcattactccagtcttcagtgtcacatgatccttcagaaatcattctaatatgctgatttgctgctcaagaaacatttaatgtgtacaattgtacaaaatatttatgtacaatatatatttttttaggattatttgatgaatagaaagttcaaaagaacagtgtttatctgaaatctaatcttttgtaacattataaatgtctttactgacacttttgattgatttaatgcatccttgctgaataaaagtattcatttctttaatttcttttcaaaaaaataaaaataaaaattcttactgaccccaaacttttgaacggtagtgtataatgctacagaagctttgtatttcagataaatgctgttcttttgaactattcatcaaggaatcctgaaaaaaaaagtacacaactgttttcaacattgaaaataatcataaatgtttattgagcagcaaatcagcatattagaatgatttctgaaggatcatgtgacactgaagactggagtaacgatgctgaaaattcagctttgcatcacaggaataaattactttgtcaaatatatttaaatagtacacagttattttaaattgtaataatatttcacaatattactgttttttactgtatttttaattaaataaatgtagccttggtgagcagacgaaacttcttttaaaaacattaaaaatcttagtggttccaaacttttggactgtactgtatatatatatatatatattagtcaaaccaaaatgtattcagacaccttgaacatttcattcattaactcactaaagcaaaacatggtcaggtcaaagtgtctgaataatttttggttccaaatttttatcaattttactggtagcccactgtatgaagaatttttgggtataatatgtcacaatttactttatttttctgtcctcatttacataaatgaactatagtatatatatatatatatatatatatatatatatatatatatatatatatatatatatatatatatatatatatatatatatatatattattattttttttttaataacacttTTTCCCCCTGCTGTCTCACTCACCTCAACCTGAACCATGAGGCAACGCTGGCGACGTAGTTTCGCTACAAATCCATAGATGTCCACTCTGCCCTCCGCCTCGAGACTTTCAATCATTGCGTCAATGCCAATGTAGGTTCCTGTGCGGCCGACGCCTGCACTATAGACGATATGCCAACATTCACATTAAGATTCATCAACTCCAAATGACTTTCTGACAGGTAGTAATCACTATGGTCCTGCGTTACCTGCAGTGGACCACGACCGGACCGCTGAAGAAGTTCTTGAAGGAGTTGACTCTTCTCCTGAGCTTCAGAAGCAGGCTGGGGTCTTGAGGCACTCCGTGGTCAGGCCAGCTGATGAACTGGATATGAGTGACCTCTCTTTCTGGGGCTTTCTCTCGCTTCTGTAACACATACACAGACACTCAGTAAGTTAAAACTGTCTAAATAAAGCACCTAAGAATGACCGGACCGCACACACTTACATTGGCCAGGACCAGATAGCGAATGATATAATCAGGGCAGTGTTCCTCAGCTCGAATTTTCACAACAAAATCTTCGAAAATCTCAGTCTCTCTGTCCAGAGATGGCCAATACTGAGCGCATTTGAtctgaaaagacaaaaaaaaaaagcagcagtCAGTGGAAATAATTCACATTCAAAGTCTTTATGATGATGAAAAAAACTATATCAATAAGAAATAAACTGAGACTGCAGCAaagattgttattgttaacaaaaAGTTAAAACCAAAACTACTAATACTTCTTTTTGGTAACTAAAATAAAGctttgggggaaaaaagaaaaaaataaaataaaattatatatatatatataaatcacacAACCACTTACCTTGTTTCCTTCCTCACAACGGGTGACCATGACAATAATGGATGACTTTTGCTCCCAAACCATTCGCCAGAAATCATCAATAGTCTCATCTTTTGGTCCTGGAAAATCCGTCCAACAACAATTGAAATGTAGCTATTATTTAAACTTTAATAATCTTAATTGTTGCCATAAACAATTTCCCTGCATTTTATGTTTGCCAAGCAACAGTAACATTGAATATGGGGTCAAACTGTGCGTTCATTGGCCACTTTGAATTTTCCTCAGCCAATCACAATTTAGAATGATAAATATCCGTTTAATAAGAGGATTTATACCTTGGGCTGCAATGTATTTCTTCGGCTCTTGATATCCCTGTATGGgaagaaaaacaatgatataaattataaagtcagaaattgTGAAAGTGATTCTTGTGCTTTGAAATATGTGTTTATGTGACCGCACCTCGATGAAGCTGGCATTGATGTATTCACGTTCACCTCCAGTTGTGAGAGGAACACGATTATAGTCATCTACGAATTCAAGCATAAAACAATACATTCTTAGATCGAAATATGAAAACTACTCAAGGAATTGAGGGTAAATGGATGTCTTTATAAATACTGGAGTGATATTTACAGGGCAGAATGTCAACGTAGCGGTTCTTGGACTGGTTTTCTTGTTTCTTCGCCTCTTTGATGGTGTAATTGGAGAAAATTCGGGGAATGCTCTGAGGAGAAGCAGAATCTGAATGCATTTCTCATTACATTTAAACAGTGGAAGCAGACACTACAGATTTATCGTTTAGAGAATCACCTGAAACTCATCCATAAACAGACGGCTCTCATCAGCAATCTTGGTCTTGTAAGCTTCTATTAAATTGTCTGCGTAGATGGGCTCAACTGGGCGCAGGGGTTCTAGGAGAGGAGATGGAAAACCAAAGGGTTCTTCTCAAATTAATTTACTTTCAAAATACACTGAAATGACTTTGATAGGAGCTAATTACATACGTGTAAGAAGAAtctcttcatcttcatcattcCTGTGGTGAGAAGTCCCATCAGAAACagattaatatttatgttagtGTTGATACCATCATGATTTTATATTAATCGAAAATGATACATTAGACAACTGACCGTTTTCTTTTGAGCAGGAAAATTTTGTACAGCACAAAAAGGAGGGCAAGTGACGTCATAATGATGAGGAAAGCCAAGAATCCAATGACACCCTTATCATTATCTGAGAAAGGAACACATCACTTCAGATATTGGCCTGTTATTCTGCTCTATAactatatttataacattttattattgtaaacaaatcaatactttttatgttttaattttatttgataacatttctaaatatgcaaataatatTATAGGTATGTTAGAGTAAGAAAAGGTTGTTCTTACACCTAGTGGATCTGGTAATTGTAACACTGGACTCATTAAGGTTACCATTCATGGCttttatctgaatttaattgaatgaataaatgaattattaaatgtgaaacacaaattaaaacattattaattcCATTCAGGctacagcaaaaaaaaataataataaaaatacctCAAAAGTATATTCTGTGAGGTAGTAAAGATTGTCAAATTTAAATGAACAGTGCGTCTTATTTTTAACTTCttgtgaatttttatttatggCTATATAATTTCCGGGAAGTCCATTCCATTCGTCTTTCTTCAAGTTCTTGCAGCTAACAGtgaaagaattgtgagatgtttCCGATACTTTCACATCATTCTGTGTAAAACTGGGCtctattaaaacagaaaaaaaacaaaaacagtttatATGTGATTTTATACTGATAATTTGATAAGATGTCTTTATTTCCTATTAGATCATAATCTCAATGACATTTCTGCAGTTATGGATTTAAAAATTGCCCATTACTGCACTTCCAGAAAATCCAGTAATCTGTTGAACTACAAGATAAAAACTCAAAGCAGTcataaaactacaaaataaacaataattggAATCATTAGTGAAATATGCAGTAAGCACTGATAGTAAAAAATAATAGTAGAAGGacagtatatataaaatttcCTTCATTATGGTCCAAAATGGGGACAAAATATCTAATGTAATCACTGTTTGTGAAGACTAACAAAAAAAGAAGTCTTTAACATAACAGATCATAGTCTGTCATATTTTGTGACTTTTGGTCATTTGTTTTGGCCTCACACTTTCCAACATTATGCAGGTCGTAAACATATAGATTGTAAGTTTCTTTACATACAAATGTACAGAAGttcaaattatgaaataattatttaaaaattacacttaCTGTGAGGAAGTGTTCTTATGGAATGAGAGATGCTATAAAAAAAGTCATCACTGATATTGGAATTGGCCAAAATATTGCATGTGTAGTTGGTAAATGCATGTAACTCATCATTCCTGCAGACTTTAGTGGGTTTGGATGTGTCACATCTTAGTTCTGAAAAGACAAGTGGTAGACATGTACACTGTCAAGTTTACTGAATGAAAAATGCATGAAAGTCCTCAGAATATTTAAAGGCAAAATAGACAAAATAGCAGCATTTatatttggaacgacatgagtgttAGTAAATAGTTATAggatttttatttgtgtatgactaatcctttaactggaTTTATGCAAACAGCTGATCATTTCAAAATCTGATTTCAGTGATACTGAattagggaaaaaaaagagcTCTTACTTTTTCCATGGTCGTAACTGTTTGTACAATTGCCTGAAAAATGGAAGTGAATGCCTGAGCAATTATTTCCAGGGGATAGCTTCCATTCAATCTCAATTAAGTTGTTGTTCAATGAAAGTACTTTAGTTTTATTTGTAAAATCTGTAAAAGAGAAAACAGAATTCAGGATCAAAGCAAAACATAAAGCATGAGACAGAAACACATGTAGCTGGGTGTTTTTGGGcactttatgttttatttaactaccagattttgtatttttctttatgTTATTTGAAGGTCACAATTAAATGGTCTATTTTTTCATGCCTTCAGCCTTTATTTTCAAATGCCTTTTAAGTATAATTTCCATCACAGAATACTATTAAAACAATTTGAAAGGTGGTGAATGATCACAACCTtcagaaaaatacaaaaatataaaagtttatAAAATAACAGGATTCTCCTTTATGCATGTACTGTTTGGAATTGTTTGTcaacatataaaataaactaGAAAACTAGTGTTTCATAAGTCCACAGGGCCCATAGTTGAAGAAGCAGCttcataaataaaagtattacagCAACTACAGTATAATCTAATTTTGCAATTCATGgcattattgtaaaatatttgcaGGAGCGGGGAGTCATATAAGTCAGAAACTCACCACAACTGATGTTAATTTGTTTTGGATTGCTTTCAATGAACGTATTGTTAGATTCGTATTGTCCAGTGCAGCTGTACATTTCGGAAGGCACCAAAAAGACTTTCTTATTCAAGTGATGTGTTTCTGTCTTTGAATTTTTATCTGAAAAAGTAGAAAGAGAAAACTCAATCTTCTGCAGTATTAGTGTTTATGCATCAGTGtgaatgatttaaaaatgacataattcaTTTGGAAAAGACATTTAACATAAACATTATCCTTACTTACCAGTGCAATTGACCTTAAATTTGCTATCATCACATTGATCTGGTTTGTTACTCCACTTAAACATAGTGGGGATAGTATGACTGAAGGTTATTTCAGgtttgactaaaaaaaaaaaaaaaagaaaagaaaagaaaagaaagaagcagCACACAttcttaattaatattttattagtgtAAATTATGTCACTACAAACTTTCTAttaaaattgtgacttttttttccccatgtaAGACAAAAGGAGTTATCGCAATGTAAATATGTGtacaatataaacataaaataatcataattatcaaataaacaaaataaatacatataattgtATAGAAATTAACTGTAACACATACCATTGGAAACTAAAAAACTGATT
This genomic stretch from Megalobrama amblycephala isolate DHTTF-2021 linkage group LG2, ASM1881202v1, whole genome shotgun sequence harbors:
- the ptprc gene encoding receptor-type tyrosine-protein phosphatase C isoform X2 — translated: MARFFALGPLVLVLCLVLCSAKDNQSISSTLISTSNPPAPATEESTRNNNVTQSTSTLISTSNPPAPATEGTSSTLKPTLTVLPSLTPSQQHDTGTSSTLKQTLTVLPSLTPSQQHNTGSSSTLKPTLTVLPSLTPSQQHDTGASSTLKMDLTSVLPSLTPSQQHDTGTSSTLKQTLTVLPSLTPSQQHNTGTSSTLKQTLTVLPSLTPSQQHNTGTSSTLKQTLTVLPSLTPSQQHNTGTSSTLKQTLTVLPSLTPSQQHNTGTSSTLKQTLTVLPSLTPSQQHNTGTSSTLKQTLTVLPSLTPSQQHNTGTSSTLKQTLTVLPSLTPSQQHDTEKSTESNNCTSTSPSRTSSQQHPTKTTAGTEATSSPNTNITLLTSTQSISTSPALTTSMGTTKNCEYTVTRTEKEAIVHVWNVNVSDSNNQTYTIRLMDQDTTVFNQKGSSPFKILLTSLKPCTNYTVEVDDCQLKDEPINFQVDKSTRHSAKIEDEKVCFTDDRWNLTKCFTISNETSCKDMPIPFNLDTCTYTMDVHMPPVKPEITFSHTIPTMFKWSNKPDQCDDSKFKVNCTDKNSKTETHHLNKKVFLVPSEMYSCTGQYESNNTFIESNPKQINISCDFTNKTKVLSLNNNLIEIEWKLSPGNNCSGIHFHFSGNCTNSYDHGKKLRCDTSKPTKVCRNDELHAFTNYTCNILANSNISDDFFYSISHSIRTLPHKPSFTQNDVKVSETSHNSFTVSCKNLKKDEWNGLPGNYIAINKNSQEVKNKTHCSFKFDNLYYLTEYTFEIKAMNGNLNESSVTITRSTRYNDKGVIGFLAFLIIMTSLALLFVLYKIFLLKRKRNDEDEEILLTQPLRPVEPIYADNLIEAYKTKIADESRLFMDEFQSIPRIFSNYTIKEAKKQENQSKNRYVDILPYDYNRVPLTTGGEREYINASFIEGYQEPKKYIAAQGPKDETIDDFWRMVWEQKSSIIVMVTRCEEGNKIKCAQYWPSLDRETEIFEDFVVKIRAEEHCPDYIIRYLVLANKREKAPEREVTHIQFISWPDHGVPQDPSLLLKLRRRVNSFKNFFSGPVVVHCSAGVGRTGTYIGIDAMIESLEAEGRVDIYGFVAKLRRQRCLMVQVEPQYILIHTALIEHNQFGETEVPLSEFHSALNTLRQKDGSDPSLLEMEFQKLPKFKNWRTFNTGGSEDNKKKNRYSSHIPYDFNRVLFRLEIEGNQTSDPEDEDEYSSDEEEESNEYINASFIDGYWCHKSLIAAQGPLPNTTEEFLLMLYQQQSKTLVMLTDCQEDGKDYCSQYWGDEKKVFGDMEIEVKKTESFPAYVRRHLEIQSTKKKDILKVDQYQFLKWRGTELPENAQELIEMMKSIRENGNYDNSKMNRSIPIVVHCNNGSSRTGIFCALWNLMDSALTEKLVDVFQEIKNLRKFRQGMVETFEQYQFLYTAIEGAFPVQNGAIKTPTATDSAQVINETTALLTKANSTTGADQKEAEDSKATESSEQEATENSAATENSTAAPSPAEGDGEKTTTEGPTNGPAATTTVEV